The proteins below come from a single Alligator mississippiensis isolate rAllMis1 chromosome 2, rAllMis1, whole genome shotgun sequence genomic window:
- the LOC102565101 gene encoding UPF0462 protein C4orf33 isoform X1 yields the protein MRRGFDHPFLCLVAGPAASGSRNLCSCNSAYALLRQLSTGKQRVACVLLATGIVTSFQKMEFKIEHTWDSLPVSHEPVHIRLKLSDGGLLMEISASFFNDPPAPLGEPGKPFNGLWNYEVVEAFFLCERTKQYLEVELCPHGQHLVLLLSGRRRVWKQELALTFEVCRTETKWEGRAHLPWSYFPPSTDKFNAFAIHGSEDKRTYEALYPVPQHEIQEGQKPDFHHLELFKQFSLKALMGEDWRQPESDLWMSCKHTD from the exons ATGCGTAGGGGGTTCGACCACCCGTTTCTCTGCCTGGTTGCAGGGCCGGCGGCTTCTGGAAGTCGG AACTTGTGTTCTTGTAACTCAGCTTACGCTCTTCTGAGACAGCTTTCCACAGGCAAGCAGCGTGTGGCATGTGTCCTGTTAGCAACAGGAATTGTAACTAGTTTCCAAAAG ATGGAATTTAAAATTGAACACACCTGGGACAGTTTACCTGTGAGCCATGAGCCAGTACATATCAGGCTGAAATTGAGTGATGGAGGATTGTTGATGGAAATAAGTGCTTCCTTCTTTAATGATCCTCCAGCACCACTCGGTGAGCCAGGAAAGCCTTTCAATGGACTGTGGAACTATGAAG TTGTAGAAGCATTTTTCTTGTGTGAGAGAACTAAGCAGTACCTGGAAGTTGAACTGTGTCC CCATGGACAGCATTTGGTACTCTTGCTTTCTGGCAGAAGAAGAGTATGGAAA CAAGAACTTGCTTTAACATTTGAAGTGTGCAGAACAGAGACCAAATGGGAAGGCAGAGCTCATCTTCCTTGGAGTTATTTTCCACCAAGCACAGACAAATTTAATGCATTTGCAATTCATGGCTCTGAAGATAAGAGAACATATGAAGCACTTTATCCAGTGCCTCAGCATGAAATACAGGAAGGACAGAAACCAGATTT CCATCACTTGGAACTTTTCAAACAATTTAGCCTGAAGGCATTAATGGGAGAAGATTGGAGGCAGCCTGAATCCGATCTCTGGATGTCATGCAAACATACTGATTAG
- the LOC102565101 gene encoding UPF0462 protein C4orf33 isoform X3, producing MEFKIEHTWDSLPVSHEPVHIRLKLSDGGLLMEISASFFNDPPAPLGEPGKPFNGLWNYEVVEAFFLCERTKQYLEVELCPHGQHLVLLLSGRRRVWKQELALTFEVCRTETKWEGRAHLPWSYFPPSTDKFNAFAIHGSEDKRTYEALYPVPQHEIQEGQKPDFHHLELFKQFSLKALMGEDWRQPESDLWMSCKHTD from the exons ATGGAATTTAAAATTGAACACACCTGGGACAGTTTACCTGTGAGCCATGAGCCAGTACATATCAGGCTGAAATTGAGTGATGGAGGATTGTTGATGGAAATAAGTGCTTCCTTCTTTAATGATCCTCCAGCACCACTCGGTGAGCCAGGAAAGCCTTTCAATGGACTGTGGAACTATGAAG TTGTAGAAGCATTTTTCTTGTGTGAGAGAACTAAGCAGTACCTGGAAGTTGAACTGTGTCC CCATGGACAGCATTTGGTACTCTTGCTTTCTGGCAGAAGAAGAGTATGGAAA CAAGAACTTGCTTTAACATTTGAAGTGTGCAGAACAGAGACCAAATGGGAAGGCAGAGCTCATCTTCCTTGGAGTTATTTTCCACCAAGCACAGACAAATTTAATGCATTTGCAATTCATGGCTCTGAAGATAAGAGAACATATGAAGCACTTTATCCAGTGCCTCAGCATGAAATACAGGAAGGACAGAAACCAGATTT CCATCACTTGGAACTTTTCAAACAATTTAGCCTGAAGGCATTAATGGGAGAAGATTGGAGGCAGCCTGAATCCGATCTCTGGATGTCATGCAAACATACTGATTAG
- the LOC102565101 gene encoding UPF0462 protein C4orf33 isoform X2: protein MEPLVVCPVLVPAPIFSNLCSCNSAYALLRQLSTGKQRVACVLLATGIVTSFQKMEFKIEHTWDSLPVSHEPVHIRLKLSDGGLLMEISASFFNDPPAPLGEPGKPFNGLWNYEVVEAFFLCERTKQYLEVELCPHGQHLVLLLSGRRRVWKQELALTFEVCRTETKWEGRAHLPWSYFPPSTDKFNAFAIHGSEDKRTYEALYPVPQHEIQEGQKPDFHHLELFKQFSLKALMGEDWRQPESDLWMSCKHTD from the exons ATGGAGCCCCTTGTGGTTTGCCCAGTCCTTGTACCAGCTCCCATCTTTTCG AACTTGTGTTCTTGTAACTCAGCTTACGCTCTTCTGAGACAGCTTTCCACAGGCAAGCAGCGTGTGGCATGTGTCCTGTTAGCAACAGGAATTGTAACTAGTTTCCAAAAG ATGGAATTTAAAATTGAACACACCTGGGACAGTTTACCTGTGAGCCATGAGCCAGTACATATCAGGCTGAAATTGAGTGATGGAGGATTGTTGATGGAAATAAGTGCTTCCTTCTTTAATGATCCTCCAGCACCACTCGGTGAGCCAGGAAAGCCTTTCAATGGACTGTGGAACTATGAAG TTGTAGAAGCATTTTTCTTGTGTGAGAGAACTAAGCAGTACCTGGAAGTTGAACTGTGTCC CCATGGACAGCATTTGGTACTCTTGCTTTCTGGCAGAAGAAGAGTATGGAAA CAAGAACTTGCTTTAACATTTGAAGTGTGCAGAACAGAGACCAAATGGGAAGGCAGAGCTCATCTTCCTTGGAGTTATTTTCCACCAAGCACAGACAAATTTAATGCATTTGCAATTCATGGCTCTGAAGATAAGAGAACATATGAAGCACTTTATCCAGTGCCTCAGCATGAAATACAGGAAGGACAGAAACCAGATTT CCATCACTTGGAACTTTTCAAACAATTTAGCCTGAAGGCATTAATGGGAGAAGATTGGAGGCAGCCTGAATCCGATCTCTGGATGTCATGCAAACATACTGATTAG